Sequence from the Methanobacterium alcaliphilum genome:
GATGCGTTAATTAATGCACCGTCGGAGAATCCTCCTGCGGTTTTTAACATCATTGGACCTTGTGCACCCATGTAAATAGGGATTTTTTCTTGGACAGCTTTGGTACCCATTAAGTTTGCACCGCTGTCTGTTTTTTTACCAGCCATTAAAGTTTCCATCATGGTGATGGCGCTTTTAATTGTACTGACTGGTTTAGTCCATTCGATTCCTAAAGCGTCAAAGGTAGCTTTGTCACCAGGGCCAATACCTAAAGTTGCTCTTCCGTTGGAGAGTTCGTCTAGAGTGGTTATTGCGGAAGCAGTTATTGCGGGGCTTCTCACATAAGGGTTGGTTACACCAGGACCCATTTTAATAGTTTCGGTTCCTGCAGCAATCAATGCTAAGGTTTCGTATACATTTTTGTTGTTGTAGTGGTCTGTAATCCAAGCGTATTCAAATCCTACGTCTTCTGCCAGCTTCACTAGCTTTACGATTTTTTCTATTGGCTCATTTGGAACA
This genomic interval carries:
- the mer gene encoding 5,10-methylenetetrahydromethanopterin reductase, which produces MKFGIEFVPNEPIEKIVKLVKLAEDVGFEYAWITDHYNNKNVYETLALIAAGTETIKMGPGVTNPYVRSPAITASAITTLDELSNGRATLGIGPGDKATFDALGIEWTKPVSTIKSAITMMETLMAGKKTDSGANLMGTKAVQEKIPIYMGAQGPMMLKTAGGFSDGALINASNPKDFEAAVPLIKEGAEAEGKSISDVDVAAYTCCSIDDDAGKALGAAKIVVAFIAAGSPPPVFERHGLAPDTGAKFGEFLGKGDFGGAIGAVTDELMDAFSVVGTPADFVPKIEALGEMGVTQYVAGSPIGPDKEKSIKLLGEVIDSF